Below is a genomic region from Azoarcus sp. KH32C.
GACAAAACGTATCCGGGCGATGACGCCGGTACGGAGCCGCCCAGCAAGAGCCAGCGCAAGCGCGACATGCATGCGCTGCAGGATCTGGGCGAACAGCTGGTGGCCTTGTCGCTGGACCAGCTGAAGAAGGTGCCGATGCCGGAGTCGCTCGCCGACGCGGTGCGCGAGGCCAAGCGCATGACGAAGCATGAGGCGCGGCGGCGGCAGATGCAGTATGTCGGCAAGCTGATGCGCACCGTCGATCCGGAGCCGATCATCGCCCAGTTGGAGGTCTTCAACGGGGTGTCGAAGGCGGAGATCGCACGCCAGCATCGCCTCGAGAAGTTGCGTGCGGACCTGATCGAGGACGAGAAGACGCTGCAGGCAATCGGCGAGCTGTGGCCGGGGGCCGATTTCCAGCAGTTGCGCACACTGCGGCGCAATGCGCTGAAGGAGCGCGAGCTGAACAAGCCGCCGCGCGCGTTCCGCGAGATTTTCCGTGTGCTGCGCGATCTGGATGCCGGGGCTGCCGGCGGGCCGGATGCGGGCGACGTGGACGACGAATCCGAAGACTGAGTGACAGGAAAGCTCATGAGCGACGAAATCACCATTGGCCTCGTTTCGATCAGCGATCGTGCTTCGGACGGCACGTATGAAGATCAGGGGATTCCTGCTCTGCGTGACTGGTTGGGGCGCGCGCTGACGACGCCATGGAAGGCTGAGACGCGCTTGATTCCGGATGAGCGCCCGTTGATCGAGCGGACGCTGATGGATCTGGCCGATACGGCCGGTTGTTCGCTGATCCTGACGACCGGCGGCACGGGGCCGGCGCCCCGCGATGTGACGCCGGAGGCGACGCTGGCGGTGGGCGAGAAGGAGATGCCGGGCTTTGGCGAGGAGATGCGCCGGATCAGCCTGAATTTCGTGCCGACGGCGATTTTGTCGCGGCAGGTGGCGGTGATCCGCGGCAAGTGCCTGATCGTGAATCTGCCGGGGCAGCCGAAGTCGATTCGCGAGACGCTGGAAGGCTTGCGTGCGCCGGATGGTTCTGTGAGCCATGTCGGCATCTTTGCTGCGATTCCTTATTGCATCGATCTCATTGGTGGGCCTTATATCGAGACCGATGAGACGGTGATCAAGGCTTTCCGGCCGAAGAACGCGATTCGGGCGAAGCAGGGCTGATCGTTTCGCGGTGGCGTGAGGGGCTTCGAACCGCCTCCGCCGTGCCGCATTTCGCGCTTCGTTGGCGCAAGCGGACGCCTCAGCACGAAACACGGCACGGCGGAGGCTAGGGCTTCCTGGATTATTTGCTTCGCGACGTCGACGGCGTCCCTGTCGCTGGTTTTCTGCGTATGTCAGGTTTGTCGCGGCGCTCTGACCGCCAGCGGGATGACCTTGCCGCGTAGCGGGGGTGGGGGCACTGCTGCGGCGAGTTGTCGTCGGCGTTCCAGTTCGCGCCACCATCCGCGCATCCCTAGCAAGGCTGCAAGCAGGATGGCGTAGATCGCCGGTTTCAGGATGTCGGCCTTCACGAGCCACCAGTAATGGATGACGGCGAGGATGCCGATCGCGTACACCGAGCGATGCAGGGACTGCCAGCGGCGTCCGCCGAGCCGCCGGATCATGTAGTTGCTCGACGTGAGGGCGAGCGGTACGAGGAGCACGAAGGCCGAGAAGCCGACGGTGATGAAGGGGCGTTTCAGGATGTCCTTCGCGATGCCGTGCAGGTCGAAGAACTGGTCGAGCCAGAAATAGGTCGTCGCGTGCAGGCAGGCGTAGAAGAAGGTGAAGAGGCCAAGCATTCTGCGCAGACGCAGCAGCCAGGGGAGTCCACAGAAGCGGCGCAGCGGGGTCACGGCGAGCGTGATCAGCAGGAAGCGCAGCGTCCATTCGCCGCTCGCGCGCGTGATGGTTTCGATCGGGTTGGCGCCCAGCGCGTCGTCGAGCCCGCGCTGGATGTAGACGGCGAGCGGCATCAGGCACAGTGCGAACAGCAGGGCCTTGATGGCGGCGATTTGCGTCGCGGTCGGGGTGCGGAAGTTCATGTCGGGCAAGGGGCGGGTCAGAAGTTGCGGCGCAGGTCCATGCCCTGGTAGAGGCTCGCGACCTGGTCGGCGTAGCCGTTGAACGTCAGGGTCGGGCGTTTGCGGAATTCGCCGATGCGGCGCTCGCTCGCCTGGCTCCAGCGCGGGTGGTCGACCTGCGGATTGACGTTCGAGTAGAAGCCGTATTCGCTGGGGGCCGCCTTGTTCCACGCGGTCGGAGGCTCTTTCTCGACGAGGCGGATGGCGACAATCGATTTCGCGCTCTTGAAGCCGTACTTCCACGGGATGACGACGCGCACCGGCGCGCCGTTCTGGTTCGGCAGGACTTCGCCGTACAGGCCGAGCGTGAGGAGCGTGAGCGGATGCATCGCTTCGTCCAGGCGCAGGCCTTCCGTATAGGGCCAGTCGAGCACCGGGCGGCGCAACATGATCTTCGGATCGTAGTGGCTGACAAACTGGACATATTTCGCGCTGCCTTGCGGTTCGACCTGCTTGAGGAGTGCCGAGAGCGAGAATCCGAGCCAGGGGATGACCATCGACCAGGCTTCGACGCATCTCAGCCGGTAGATGCGTTCTTCGAGTGGCGCGAGCTTGAGCAGATCGTCGATGTCGAAGGTGCGCGGTTTGCCGACGAGGCCTTCGACCCGCACGGTCCAGGGGCGCACCTGAAGCTTTCCGGCGTTCTCGGCGGGGTCTTCCTTTTCGGTGCCGAATTCGTAGTAGTTGTTGTAGGTCGTCACCGACTTGTAGGGCGTCTGCGCTTCGTCGGTGCTCAGTGGCGAACGGCCGAGCGGGCCGAGCTTGGTCGCGGCGCGGGCCGAGGGAACGACGCCCATCCACGTTGCTGTACCGGCGGCGAGCGTTAGGCCGGCCGCTTGCAGGAAGCGGCGCCGGTTGTCGAAGAGGTCTCGCGACGTGATTTCCGAGGGGGCGATGTCGTTGGGGAGCAGGATCAGCATGGGGAGTGTTTCGGGTGCAGGCCTTATCGTTTTGGATTCGGCAAGGGGGTGGACCGGAAGTTCCGCGGTCCGGGGCCCGCTGGGATCGGAGATCAGGGCGTGATCTGGTGATGCACCGCGTTTGCGAGCGGCAATAGCGTCTCGCGCTTGAACTGTCCGGACAGCGCGTAGGCGAAGCGACCGTCGGCCCAGTAGAAGACGCCGACCTCGCCTTCCTGCGCGTAGCGGAAGGCGGTGATGTCCGGGCCGTCGTCGCGGATGCTGACGTAGAGCGTCAGTCGTCGTCCGCCGTCGTCTTCGTACATGAATTGGGCGCTGGGGCCCGTCGTGTCGGGGAGCAGGCGTCCGCCGAGCAGGGCGAAACCATCGCCCGAAAGATCAGGCACGTGCACCGGGGCGCCGAGCCGCTTCGAGAGCCAGGCGACGAGGTGCTGCTGCTGGTCGGCGCCCACTTCGACGGGGTGGCGCACTTCCGGGGAATACACGGCGTGGGCGACTGCGGCGGTGCGCGGCAGAACGGCGAGCGGGTCCGTGGGGGGCGACGCTTCGCGGCCGAGCCGGTAGCCCAGTCCGGTGCCCACCAGGGTGCCGACGATGACCCAGGCGGCGATTGCCGCCATGCGCAGCATCGGCGGCCGCTCTTTGCGCTCGACCACGGCACGCAGCCGCGCGGGAATGGGCTCGTCGAGGATGGGGTCGAAAGCGGCGTGCAGCCGTTCGCTGTCGCGGCGCCAGGCGGCGATGCGTTCGGCGCGCGCCGGATCTTCCGCGAGCCAGGCCTCGACTTCCGCACGTCGCGCCGCATCGAGTCGGCCATCGGCCCAAGCGTGCAGGTCGTCTTCGCAAATCGGGCGTCGCATCGCTATTTCACCACCTTCAGATAGTCCGGCGCCGCCTGTCCGTCGAGTACTTGGCGCAGGCGTTCGCGGGCCCGCGACAGGCGCGACATCACGGTGCCGACCGGCGTGCCGAGGACTTTCGCCGTCTCCTCGTAGCTGAGGTCCTCCAGCGCGACGAGGAGCAGGACTTCGCGGTGCTCGACTGACAGTTGCTGCAAGGCCCGTTCGAGGTCGCGCATCTCGATGCCGTCAAGTTGGCGCCCGCGGACGGCGACTTCGGGAAGATCCTCCGGTGCCCGGTAATCGAGCGCGGCGCCGGCATGGTACTGATTGACGAAGACGTTGTGCATCATCGTCAGCAGCCATGCGCGGAGGTTGCCGGGCCGCCACAGCCGCCCCTTGACCAGGGCGCGCTCGAGCGTGTCCTGGACGAGATCGTCGGCGCGCGCGGCATCGCCCGTGAGGGCGCGGGCGTAGCGGCGCAGGCGTGGAATCTCGGCCAGCAGGGCGTCGCGCGGGATCATCGTGCGTAGCTAGGGCGGTCGGGGTCAGGGCTTCGCAGTGTGCCAGACGCCGTTCACGCCTTCACCTGTCGCGTCGCCCGGCTTGCTGTCCTTCGCCCAGAGGTATAGCGGCTTGCCCTTGTAGGCCCACTGCCGACCGCCGTCGTCGCGCGTGACGATCGCCCACTCGCCGCCGGCCTTGTCGGTGGCGGTGGCCATCAGCGGCGGCCAATTCGTCGCGCAGGGCCCGTTGCAGGTGCTCTTCGTCGCGTTGGCGGGGTCGCGGTCCAGGGTGTAGAGCGTCATCCCGGAGGCGTTGGCGAGCACGCCCCCGCGCGGCGCAGCCGGTGCTGCCGCCTGCGTCGAAGAGCTTCCGTAGCCCTGCATGCCGCCGCAGGCGCCGAGCAGGACGGTAAGTACGGGGAGGGCGACTTTGACGAGAGTGTTCATGGTTCGACTCCTTGGGGGGAAGGTAATGCATGAACAGCGCGGACATCCCGATTATTCCCGAGTCAGCGTCGCCGGAAGGATTCGTCGGTGGTCAAGGCCGCGGCCGAGGCCGAACTTCGGCTAGAATCGAAGACCCGCCAACGTACCCGACCAGAGTTTTCCGACATGTCTGCCTCAATGAAGATCCATATCGACGACGTCCGCATCCAGGAAATCAAGGAACTCGTGCCGCCGGCGCACGTGCTGCGCGAATTCCCCGCTACGGCCCGTGCTGCGGAAGTCGCTTTCGAGACGCGGCAGGCAATCCATCGCATTTTGTACGGCGCCGACGACCGGCTGCTGGTCGTGATCGGGCCGTGCTCGATCCACGATCCCGAGGCGGCGCTCGAATATGCGCGCAAGCTGACCGCCGAGGCCGAGCGTTTCCGTGACGATCTGCTGGTCGTGATGCGGGTCTATTTCGAGAAGCCGCGCACGACCGTGGGCTGGAAAGGGCTCATCAACGACCCCTACCTCGACAACAGCTTCCGCATCAACGAAGGCGTGCGCCTCGCGCGCAAGCTGCTGTGGGAAATCAATGAGATGGGGCTGCCCGCGGCAACCGAGTTCCTCGACATGATCACGCCGCAGTACATCGCGGACCTCATTTCCTGGGGCGCGATCGGGGCGCGGACGACCGAGAGCCAGGTCCATCGCGAGCTCGCGTCGGGACTGTCCTGTCCGGTGGGCTTCAAGAACGGGACGGATGGCAACATGCGGATCGCGGTCGACGCCATCAAGGCGGCGCAGTCGCCGCACCATTTCCTGTCGGTGACCAAGGCCGGGCACTCGGCGATCGTGTCGACGCGCGGCAACGAGGATTGCCACGTGATCCTGCGCGGCGGCAAGGTGCCGAACTACGATGCGGCGAGCGTCGACGCAGCGTGCAAGGAACTGGCGGCGTCCGGCGTGCCGGGCAAGGTCATGATCGATTTCTCGCACGCCAACAGCCGCAAGCAGCACCGCCTGCAGATCGACGTTGCGCGGGACGTCGGGCAGCAGGTCGGCGGCGGCGACGACCGCATCTTCGGCGTGATGGTCGAGTCGCACCTCAAGGAAGGGCGCCAGGACCTGGTGCCGGGCCGCGAGCTCGAATACGGCAAAAGCATCACGGACGCCTGTATCGGCTGGGAAGACAGCGTGGGCGTGCTCGAAACGCTGGCCGAAGGGGTGCGCCAGCGGCGCGTTGCGAGGGCGACGAGCTACGAATGATCCGCTGAAACGCAGCCGCGGCGCCTGAGGGCTCGGCGGCTGCAATGCGCGTCAGGTGCCGGCTTGACGCGCCTCTTCCTCTGTTTCGGCGACGGCATTCTGTTCGGCGCAGATGCGGGCGAGAGCACGATTGGTGATCAGCAGGACTGCGGTGCCGAACACCAGTGCCGCTCCGATGATGATCGCGAGAAAGCGCTGCTGACGGGTTTCCATGGCCGTCAGGTCGTGTGCCATGAGCACGAGTCCGAGTGTGCGGCCGGAGGCGTCGGTCAGCGGGCGGGAGCTGAATTCGATTGAGCGCCCGGCGCTGCGCGCGCGATATCGACCCTCCAGCGCTGCGCCTCCGCTCTGGAACCCGGGGTGGGCGGCGAGTAGCACGTCGTTCGCATTGCGCGTGCGACCGGCGACGACCTTGTCGGGGATCAGGTCCCAGTCCTTGAGGTGCCCGATCATGTCCATGCCTTCCTCCCACTGGGCCCGGTTGAGGAAACGCTTGTCGACGAGCAGGAACAGATCGACGCCCGTGAGCTCATGCAGTTGCGCGAGCGTGCGATCGATCTCCATACCGAGCTCGATGTAGCCGATCCGGTTGCCGACCTGATCGAGCCAAGGTTCCACGACGCGTAGCGTGAAGACGCCTTTTTGTCCGAGTTCGAGCCCGGCCGCCACCTTTCCGCTTTGCTCGGCCTGCAGCAGCGTGGTCCGGTCGATCTGGTCGCCGAAGCTTTCCGGGCGCTGCACCCGCAGGAACATCTTCCGGTTCTTGTCGATGAAATAGAAATGCGTGATACCGTGATCTCGGCGCAAGACTTCGAAGAGTTCGCCGGTGGCGTTGCGCAGTCCTTCCCGTTCGCCGTTCAGGAAGAAGTTGCGCAGATAGGCGTTCCGGATGATGGGCTTGAGCGTCGCTCCGAGCTTGTCCGAATCCCGGCTGATCGCCAGGCCGAAGGCGTCGCGCACCGCAGCGACGTTGCGCTCGCGCTCGGTCTCGAGCGCCTGGTTCTCGCGGAAGTATTCGGCGATCACGACCGTCGTCATCAGGATGGCGATCGCAATCGTCAGCGGCAGCAGCAGTGCCCGCTGGTAATGGGTACTACGCTGCCGCATCGTCGGGGGGCTCGGCTCGGACATGCGGCCGTCAGGCGTTCTTGCCCTTCTGCCACAGCACGTCGCCGCGACCGCCGGCACGATTGAGGACGCGGCCGAGCACGAAGAGCAGGTCCGACAGACGGTTCAGGTACTGGCGAGGGCCATCGTTGACCGCCTCTTCGAGCGCCAATGCCACCAGCGAGCGCTCCGCGCGTCGGCAGACGGTACGGGCGTGATGCGCGAGCGCGGCCGGACGGGTGCCGCCGGGCAGGATGAAGTCCTTCAGCGGTTCCAGCGGATCATTGAGCCGGTCGAGCTCGGTTTCGAGCTTTTCGACCTGCTTGCTACTGATCATGCTCATGCCTGGAATGCACACTTCGCCGCCGAGGTCGAACAGGTCATGCTGCACGTCCGTGAGCAGCGCGCGGACGTCTTCCGGCAGCTCTTCGCACAGCAGTAGGCCGACGATGGCGTTCAGTTCGTCGACTTCGCCGAGCGAGTGGATGCGCAGGCTGTTCTTCGATACGCGCTTGCCGTCGCCGAGGCCGGTCGTGCCGGCGTCACCCGTGCGGGTATAGATCTTCGAGAGTCGATGTCCCATGTATCAAGCGTCTCCATGTTGGGACCCCATTATAGGGGGAGGGCGCGTGCGGCTGCATCCCGCGGCGCAAAGCGCCGCCGGCCGGCATGGTAAACTGCCGCATTCGCCCGAACGCCGGGTTCCATGCCATCTAGCCCGATCAAACTGCCCATGAAAAGCGCTGAAATTCGCGAAAAGTTCCTGAAGTTCTTCGAATCGAAGGGTCACCAGATCGTCTCCTCCAGCTCGCTGGTGCCGCACGAGGATCCGACGCTGCTGTTCACGAACGCAGGGATGAACCAGTTCAAGGACGTCTTCCTCGGCTTCGACAAGCGTCCCTACACGCGTGCGACGACCTCGCAGAAGTGCGTGCGCGCGGGCGGCAAGCACAACGACCTCGAGAACGTCGGCTACACGGCGCGCCACCACACTTTCTTCGAGATGCTGGGCAACTTCAGCTTCGGCGACTATTTCAAGCGCGACGCGATCAGCTACGCGTGGGAGCTGCTGACCGACGTCTTCAAGCTGCCCAAGGACAAGCTGTGGGTGACCGTCTATGCCGAAGACGACGAGGCCTACGACATCTGGACGAAGGAAGTGGGCGTGCCGGCCGAGCGTGTGATCCGCATCGGCGACAACAAGGGCGCGCGCTACCTGTCGGATAACTTCTGGATGATGGGCGACACGGGCCCCTGCGGCCCCTGTACCGAGATCTTCTTCGACCACGGTCCCGAGATCTGGGGCGGCCCCCCGGGATCGCCGGAGGAAGACGGCGACCGCTACATCGAGATCTGGAACAACGTGTTCATGCAGTTCAACCGCGACGAGAACGGCGTGATGCATCCGCTGCCGAAGCCGAGCGTCGACACCGGCATGGGCCTCGAGCGTGTCTCAGCGGTGCTGCAGCACGTGCATAGCAACTACGAGATCGATCTCTTCCAGAACCTGATCCGCGCGGCGGCGCGCGAAACCAAGTGCGCCGATCTCGACAGCCCGAGCCTGAAGGTCTTGGCGGACCACATCCGCGCCTGCTCCTTCCTGATCGCAGACGGCGTGATCCCGGGCAACGAAGGTCGCGGCTACGTGCTGCGCCGGATCATCCGCCGCGCGATCCGCCATGGTTACAAGCTCGGTGCCCGCGCCGCGTTCTTCCATCGCCTGGTGGCGGACCTGGTTGCCGAGATGGGCGACGCGTATCCCGAGCTTCGCGCCGGCCAGTCCCGCATCGTGGATATCCTGCGCCAGGAAGAGGAGCGTTTCTTCGCGACGATCGAAAACGGCATGGCGATCCTCGAAGCCGAGCTGCAGGCGATGAGCGCATCGGGCGACGCTGTCTTCAACGGCGAGACCGCGTTCAAGCTGCACGACACTTACGGCTTCCCGCTCGACCTGACGGCCGACGTCTGCCGCGAGCGCGAAGTCACGGTCGATGCCGTCGCCTTCGACGCCGCGATGGCGCGCC
It encodes:
- the yjgA gene encoding ribosome biogenesis factor YjgA, with amino-acid sequence MIHDDHDKTYPGDDAGTEPPSKSQRKRDMHALQDLGEQLVALSLDQLKKVPMPESLADAVREAKRMTKHEARRRQMQYVGKLMRTVDPEPIIAQLEVFNGVSKAEIARQHRLEKLRADLIEDEKTLQAIGELWPGADFQQLRTLRRNALKERELNKPPRAFREIFRVLRDLDAGAAGGPDAGDVDDESED
- the mog gene encoding molybdopterin adenylyltransferase codes for the protein MSDEITIGLVSISDRASDGTYEDQGIPALRDWLGRALTTPWKAETRLIPDERPLIERTLMDLADTAGCSLILTTGGTGPAPRDVTPEATLAVGEKEMPGFGEEMRRISLNFVPTAILSRQVAVIRGKCLIVNLPGQPKSIRETLEGLRAPDGSVSHVGIFAAIPYCIDLIGGPYIETDETVIKAFRPKNAIRAKQG
- a CDS encoding sulfite oxidase heme-binding subunit YedZ, giving the protein MNFRTPTATQIAAIKALLFALCLMPLAVYIQRGLDDALGANPIETITRASGEWTLRFLLITLAVTPLRRFCGLPWLLRLRRMLGLFTFFYACLHATTYFWLDQFFDLHGIAKDILKRPFITVGFSAFVLLVPLALTSSNYMIRRLGGRRWQSLHRSVYAIGILAVIHYWWLVKADILKPAIYAILLAALLGMRGWWRELERRRQLAAAVPPPPLRGKVIPLAVRAPRQT
- the msrP gene encoding protein-methionine-sulfoxide reductase catalytic subunit MsrP, giving the protein MLILLPNDIAPSEITSRDLFDNRRRFLQAAGLTLAAGTATWMGVVPSARAATKLGPLGRSPLSTDEAQTPYKSVTTYNNYYEFGTEKEDPAENAGKLQVRPWTVRVEGLVGKPRTFDIDDLLKLAPLEERIYRLRCVEAWSMVIPWLGFSLSALLKQVEPQGSAKYVQFVSHYDPKIMLRRPVLDWPYTEGLRLDEAMHPLTLLTLGLYGEVLPNQNGAPVRVVIPWKYGFKSAKSIVAIRLVEKEPPTAWNKAAPSEYGFYSNVNPQVDHPRWSQASERRIGEFRKRPTLTFNGYADQVASLYQGMDLRRNF
- a CDS encoding anti-sigma factor → MRRPICEDDLHAWADGRLDAARRAEVEAWLAEDPARAERIAAWRRDSERLHAAFDPILDEPIPARLRAVVERKERPPMLRMAAIAAWVIVGTLVGTGLGYRLGREASPPTDPLAVLPRTAAVAHAVYSPEVRHPVEVGADQQQHLVAWLSKRLGAPVHVPDLSGDGFALLGGRLLPDTTGPSAQFMYEDDGGRRLTLYVSIRDDGPDITAFRYAQEGEVGVFYWADGRFAYALSGQFKRETLLPLANAVHHQITP
- a CDS encoding sigma-70 family RNA polymerase sigma factor; translated protein: MIPRDALLAEIPRLRRYARALTGDAARADDLVQDTLERALVKGRLWRPGNLRAWLLTMMHNVFVNQYHAGAALDYRAPEDLPEVAVRGRQLDGIEMRDLERALQQLSVEHREVLLLVALEDLSYEETAKVLGTPVGTVMSRLSRARERLRQVLDGQAAPDYLKVVK
- the aroG gene encoding 3-deoxy-7-phosphoheptulonate synthase AroG, with the translated sequence MSASMKIHIDDVRIQEIKELVPPAHVLREFPATARAAEVAFETRQAIHRILYGADDRLLVVIGPCSIHDPEAALEYARKLTAEAERFRDDLLVVMRVYFEKPRTTVGWKGLINDPYLDNSFRINEGVRLARKLLWEINEMGLPAATEFLDMITPQYIADLISWGAIGARTTESQVHRELASGLSCPVGFKNGTDGNMRIAVDAIKAAQSPHHFLSVTKAGHSAIVSTRGNEDCHVILRGGKVPNYDAASVDAACKELAASGVPGKVMIDFSHANSRKQHRLQIDVARDVGQQVGGGDDRIFGVMVESHLKEGRQDLVPGRELEYGKSITDACIGWEDSVGVLETLAEGVRQRRVARATSYE
- a CDS encoding cache domain-containing protein translates to MSEPSPPTMRQRSTHYQRALLLPLTIAIAILMTTVVIAEYFRENQALETERERNVAAVRDAFGLAISRDSDKLGATLKPIIRNAYLRNFFLNGEREGLRNATGELFEVLRRDHGITHFYFIDKNRKMFLRVQRPESFGDQIDRTTLLQAEQSGKVAAGLELGQKGVFTLRVVEPWLDQVGNRIGYIELGMEIDRTLAQLHELTGVDLFLLVDKRFLNRAQWEEGMDMIGHLKDWDLIPDKVVAGRTRNANDVLLAAHPGFQSGGAALEGRYRARSAGRSIEFSSRPLTDASGRTLGLVLMAHDLTAMETRQQRFLAIIIGAALVFGTAVLLITNRALARICAEQNAVAETEEEARQAGT
- a CDS encoding cob(I)yrinic acid a,c-diamide adenosyltransferase; translation: MGHRLSKIYTRTGDAGTTGLGDGKRVSKNSLRIHSLGEVDELNAIVGLLLCEELPEDVRALLTDVQHDLFDLGGEVCIPGMSMISSKQVEKLETELDRLNDPLEPLKDFILPGGTRPAALAHHARTVCRRAERSLVALALEEAVNDGPRQYLNRLSDLLFVLGRVLNRAGGRGDVLWQKGKNA